CGTATCCTCGGTCTCTTTTTTCAGGATGGCGAATGCCTTGCGCACGCCGGCCTCGCCACCGGCGCCGAGACCGTAGATATACGCCCGCCCGGCCAGCACGGCATCGGCCCCATGGGCCAGGGCAATGACGACGTCTGCGCCGGAACGAATGCCGCCGTCCAGCAGGATCGTCATCTCCGAGCCGC
This portion of the Desulfurellaceae bacterium genome encodes:
- a CDS encoding alpha-hydroxy-acid oxidizing protein, which codes for GSEMTILLDGGIRSGADVVIALAHGADAVLAGRAYIYGLGAGGEAGVRKAFAILKKETEDTLRLLGCASIHDLRAEEHLLPYPFGG